Proteins co-encoded in one Arachis stenosperma cultivar V10309 chromosome 7, arast.V10309.gnm1.PFL2, whole genome shotgun sequence genomic window:
- the LOC130939794 gene encoding uncharacterized protein LOC130939794 — MPSSWLQWRTLRTPWRLPLLRSLQAVQRLGQPARNGNENGRRNANENAGGSGDNTGGAPMTLATFLKVHPPSFRGSTNPTEVDNWFQAMERALQAQHVPHNQYVEFAAYQLREEAQHWWQAECHLLQLQNADVPWDVFQIAFYKKYFPESAREVKEIELMQLKQGSMSVAECTNKFEELCRFSSVCQGAPETYENWNCIKYQKVLKVDIMIAVAPIEICIFSDLVNKARLVEEYTKTVAASKETSKVNTSKERDNHLEPRGLSFKKVRCTPQHLQGHRKVRRDHNAQSHHMKGSRLCYACGLPGHLAKNCRHKKNQNMD; from the coding sequence ATGCCGAGTTCATGGCTGCAATGGCGAACCTTGCGAACACCATGGAGGCTACCGCTACTGCGTTCTCTGCAAGCTGTGCAGAGGTTAGGCCAACCAGCCAGAAATGGAAATGAAAATGGCAGAAGAAATGCAAATGAGAATGCGGGAGGAAGCGGAGATAACACAGGAGGTGCTCCGATGACCTTGGCGACCTTTCTCAAGGTTCATCCTCCGAGTTTTCGAGGTTCAACTAATCCCACGGAAGTAGATAACTGGTTCCAAGCTATGGAACGTGCATTGCAAGCGCAACATGTCCCGCATAACCAATACGTAGAGTTTGCTGCTTACCAACTTCGGGAAGAGGCCCAGCATTGGTGGCAGGCAGAGTGTCACTTGCTACAGCTCCAGAATGCAGATGTTCCTTGGGATGTATTCCAGATAGCCTTCTACAAGAAGTATTTTCCTGAGTCTGCAAGGGAAGTGAAGGAGATAGAATTGatgcagctgaagcaaggttCCATGTCTGTGGCAGAGTGCAccaacaagtttgaggagctttGTAGGTTTTCTAGTGTGTGTCAGGGTGCCCCAGAGACCTATGAAAATTGGAACTGTATCAAGTATCAAAAAGTCTTGAAGGTCGACATCATGATTGCTGTGGCTCCTATAGAGATTTGTATTTTCTCTGATCTGGTGAACAAGGCAAGGTTGGTGGAAGAATATACAAAGACGGTGGCCGCGTCAAAGGAGACTTCTAAAGTAAACACTAGTAAGGAGCGTGACAATCACCTTGAACCAAGGGGACTGAGCTTCAAGAAAGTTAGATGCACTCCTCAGCATCTACAAGGCCATCGGAAAGTCAGAAGGGACCACAATGCTCAATCTCACCATATGAAGGGGAGTCGTCTGTGTTATGCTTGTGGACTACCTGGGCATCTAGCCAAGAACTGTCGTCATAAGAAAAACCAAAACATGGATTAG